In a single window of the bacterium genome:
- a CDS encoding nucleotidyl transferase AbiEii/AbiGii toxin family protein — protein sequence MGVRLSSLSSAIKQAYPAVTKRGSVVEEAAVLDVAFDHLLYGLHERGVYEVVGLTLKGGTALRKYHLGHRSRFSFDLDFDAEEGADELVAEEIDGMAFRHFEFAAHERRGHYSTRVATDLLPGGGYLQAKIDFSTRGLWLPPEQRSLIHTPVQAAYPFDPGFPVPVMRVDENVAEKLGRWEGEPLIRDLYDLAALSTRIADPQLVTRMWVLKSYAGMVSGSRRGRGGPAASIDTLTADKRSAGFVLDDLALPADPPDTAKQTLVESYLPKVDQLCRTVADHMTPDLYRYADDRGALSWEVGQEIAEIERQALAALTRDDPHRNPSDLGPGWL from the coding sequence GTGGGAGTTCGACTGAGCAGCCTCTCCTCAGCGATCAAGCAGGCGTACCCGGCCGTCACCAAGAGGGGATCGGTTGTTGAGGAAGCGGCGGTGCTGGACGTGGCGTTCGATCATCTCCTCTACGGACTTCACGAGCGGGGCGTGTATGAAGTGGTCGGCCTGACGCTGAAGGGCGGCACGGCGCTGCGGAAGTACCACCTCGGGCATCGGAGCCGGTTCTCCTTCGATCTTGACTTCGACGCTGAGGAAGGCGCTGACGAGTTGGTCGCTGAGGAGATCGACGGGATGGCATTCCGTCACTTCGAGTTCGCAGCGCACGAACGCCGGGGGCACTACAGCACCCGTGTGGCCACCGACCTACTTCCCGGCGGTGGGTATCTCCAGGCGAAGATAGACTTCTCCACCCGGGGCCTTTGGCTCCCGCCCGAACAACGCAGCCTCATCCACACGCCCGTCCAGGCCGCCTACCCGTTCGATCCCGGGTTCCCAGTCCCGGTGATGCGCGTGGACGAGAACGTGGCGGAGAAGCTCGGACGCTGGGAGGGGGAGCCTCTCATCCGTGACCTCTACGACCTGGCCGCTCTCAGCACCAGAATCGCCGACCCGCAGCTCGTCACCCGGATGTGGGTGCTGAAAAGCTACGCCGGGATGGTGAGCGGCAGCCGCCGCGGGCGCGGCGGGCCTGCTGCCTCGATCGACACGTTGACCGCCGACAAGCGCTCCGCCGGGTTCGTGCTCGATGACTTGGCGCTGCCCGCAGACCCTCCTGACACAGCCAAGCAGACCCTCGTCGAGAGCTACCTGCCCAAGGTGGACCAGCTGTGCCGCACCGTGGCTGACCACATGACCCCCGACCTGTACCGCTACGCCGACGACAGGGGCGCTCTCAGCTGGGAGGTAGGCCAAGAGATCGCCGAGATCGAGCGGCAGGCGCTGGCCGCCCTCACCCGCGACGACCCGCACAGGAACCCGTCAGATTTGGGGCCGGGCTGGCTCTGA
- a CDS encoding vitamin B12-dependent ribonucleotide reductase, with protein sequence MLNGGKKADPGGALARRVRNAEPVEWSRRDLRIVGGDGTVVWEQAGVEFPTAWSQQACQIAASKYFWGKVGTAERETSWRQVLERVVGTITGWAHDAGYFKGEQADRFAIDLWEVLARQEAAFNSPVYFNLGCEDRAQQVSACFILPVGDSLPEILDWIKTEGLIFRGGSGAGVNLSAIRGSMEQLSGGGVASGPVSFMAGADSSAGAIRSGGKTRRAAKMVLLDVDHPDIEEFIACKVTEERRSRDLAAAGWDMSLNADRGLRYQNANNSVRVSDAFMEAVMADSEFELVARTTGEVTKTVRARDVWRQVAEAAWECADPGVQYSTTINRWHTCPASGPINGSNPCSEYVHLDNTACNLSSINLLRFVGDDGAFDLDGFEYTVRTMITAMDAVVIPADYPTKEIGDRTRRYRQLGLGYANLGAALMALGLPYDSSAGRAWAAAVTALMSAVAYDQSVELAAELGPFDGYGDNAEPMRAVLEMHREASYKIGPLAPAQIVAAAQAMWDRVVDRSRLYGVRNSQISVLAPTGTISFMMDCDTTGIEPDLSLLKWKQLVGGGTLQMVNGTVGRALKTLGYGEATASAIVKHIEGTGSAVDAPGLLGEHLDVFATAMGDNRISPQGHLRMMAAVQPFLSGAISKTVNLDAEVTVEDVEELFHLGWELGLKAVAIYRDGSKSDQPMTITDTSSGTTDSPPQLPERRELPRSRQSWTTAWRVADYSGYLTVGLYDDGQPGEVFVNGGKQGSTMAGLLDSWAISVSHGLQRGVPLESYVRAYKGMSFQPAGVTDDPDVRVATSLPDFLMRIMALRFLDEDTRQGLGVLSTAERGARPIPGLETAGVVSTVTEHASTAPLCQDCGIQMVRAGSCYACGQCGTTSGCS encoded by the coding sequence GTGTTGAACGGTGGAAAGAAGGCTGACCCGGGGGGTGCTTTGGCACGCCGGGTACGTAATGCGGAGCCGGTGGAGTGGTCCCGCCGGGACTTGCGTATCGTGGGCGGCGACGGGACGGTGGTGTGGGAGCAGGCAGGTGTCGAGTTTCCCACCGCCTGGTCGCAACAGGCCTGCCAGATCGCGGCGTCCAAGTATTTCTGGGGGAAGGTCGGCACCGCTGAGCGTGAGACTTCGTGGAGGCAGGTGCTGGAACGTGTGGTGGGGACGATCACCGGTTGGGCGCATGACGCCGGCTATTTCAAGGGGGAGCAGGCCGACCGCTTCGCCATCGACCTGTGGGAGGTATTAGCCCGGCAGGAGGCGGCGTTCAATTCGCCTGTGTATTTCAACCTCGGCTGTGAAGACCGGGCACAACAGGTGTCAGCCTGCTTCATCCTCCCAGTGGGGGACTCCCTGCCGGAGATCCTGGACTGGATCAAGACCGAGGGGCTGATCTTCCGAGGCGGGTCGGGCGCCGGCGTCAACCTGAGCGCCATCCGGGGCAGCATGGAACAGCTATCCGGCGGCGGGGTAGCGTCCGGGCCTGTGTCCTTTATGGCGGGGGCTGATTCGAGCGCAGGCGCGATCCGCTCGGGCGGTAAGACACGGCGCGCGGCGAAGATGGTGCTTCTGGACGTAGACCATCCCGACATCGAGGAGTTTATCGCCTGCAAAGTAACCGAGGAACGCCGCAGCCGCGACCTGGCGGCCGCTGGGTGGGACATGTCCTTGAACGCCGACCGTGGGCTGCGGTACCAGAACGCCAACAACTCGGTGCGTGTCAGCGACGCCTTTATGGAGGCGGTGATGGCCGACAGCGAGTTCGAGTTGGTGGCTCGCACGACCGGTGAAGTGACCAAGACGGTACGAGCTCGGGATGTGTGGCGGCAGGTCGCCGAGGCGGCGTGGGAGTGCGCCGACCCTGGTGTGCAGTACTCCACGACGATCAACCGTTGGCATACCTGTCCTGCCTCGGGGCCGATCAACGGCTCGAACCCGTGTTCCGAGTATGTCCACCTCGACAACACAGCGTGCAATCTGAGTTCTATCAACCTGCTCCGGTTCGTCGGTGACGACGGCGCGTTCGACTTGGACGGCTTCGAGTATACGGTTCGGACGATGATCACCGCTATGGACGCTGTGGTGATCCCCGCGGACTACCCGACTAAGGAGATCGGTGACCGCACCCGCCGGTACCGGCAGCTCGGGCTCGGCTACGCGAACCTCGGCGCGGCGCTGATGGCGTTGGGCCTGCCTTACGACTCGTCCGCTGGCCGTGCTTGGGCGGCGGCGGTGACCGCGTTGATGTCGGCAGTGGCGTACGACCAGTCGGTGGAACTGGCTGCCGAGCTGGGTCCGTTCGATGGGTACGGCGACAATGCCGAGCCGATGCGGGCGGTGCTGGAGATGCATCGGGAAGCCAGTTACAAGATCGGCCCGCTCGCTCCCGCTCAGATCGTTGCGGCGGCTCAGGCGATGTGGGACCGGGTGGTGGACCGCTCCCGGCTGTACGGGGTGCGTAACAGCCAGATAAGCGTTTTGGCGCCGACGGGGACCATTTCGTTCATGATGGATTGTGACACCACCGGGATCGAACCGGACCTGTCCCTCCTCAAGTGGAAGCAGCTGGTCGGCGGCGGGACTCTGCAGATGGTGAATGGGACGGTGGGACGTGCGCTCAAGACCTTGGGCTACGGCGAGGCTACGGCCTCGGCCATCGTGAAGCATATCGAGGGTACCGGCTCGGCGGTGGACGCACCGGGTCTGCTGGGTGAACACCTCGACGTCTTCGCTACCGCGATGGGCGACAACCGTATCTCGCCGCAGGGTCATTTGCGGATGATGGCAGCGGTTCAGCCGTTCCTCTCGGGGGCGATTTCCAAGACGGTCAACCTCGATGCTGAAGTGACCGTAGAGGACGTGGAGGAACTGTTCCATCTGGGCTGGGAACTCGGGCTGAAGGCGGTGGCAATCTACCGGGACGGTTCCAAGTCGGACCAGCCGATGACCATTACCGACACCAGTTCAGGGACGACGGACAGCCCCCCGCAGTTGCCGGAACGCCGGGAACTGCCCCGCAGCCGCCAGTCGTGGACGACCGCATGGCGGGTAGCCGATTACTCCGGGTACTTGACCGTCGGCCTATATGACGACGGTCAGCCTGGCGAGGTTTTCGTTAACGGCGGCAAGCAGGGTTCGACCATGGCCGGCCTGCTGGACTCCTGGGCGATCTCCGTGAGCCACGGACTCCAGCGAGGTGTCCCCCTCGAGAGCTACGTCCGGGCCTACAAGGGGATGAGCTTCCAGCCAGCTGGGGTCACCGACGACCCTGACGTGAGGGTGGCCACGTCGCTACCCGATTTCCTGATGCGGATCATGGCCCTGCGGTTCCTGGACGAAGACACGCGTCAGGGACTGGGCGTGCTGTCCACCGCCGAGAGAGGCGCCCGGCCGATCCCCGGTCTGGAGACAGCCGGCGTAGTCTCCACCGTGACGGAACACGCATCGACTGCGCCGCTATGCCAGGACTGCGGTATCCAGATGGTCCGGGCTGGCTCATGCTACGCCTGCGGCCAGTGCGGAACGACGAGCGGCTGCAGCTGA